In Phaseolus vulgaris cultivar G19833 chromosome 10, P. vulgaris v2.0, whole genome shotgun sequence, a single genomic region encodes these proteins:
- the LOC137816881 gene encoding uncharacterized protein, with product MSTELRLARKEATDLRHKVQQLAQEKIELESKIVPYRVRVVDLEALIKADAVKVKKLEQRSADRETLLGQVEKQVEELEQQNKGLKEQAEELEKQIEELKKQIEDLNLSSAQILVAGFEAAREQFACLFPDLDLSMVSLNNEVVDGKVVPAED from the exons atgagcaccgagctcaggttggcgcgcaaggaggccactgatctccgtCATAAGGTGCAacaacttgctcaagaaaagatcgaactagagagcaagattgtgccttaccgcgtcagggtggttgacctggaggctctcataaaggCCGACGCCGTCAAGGTGAAGAAGCtagagcaaaggtcagccgaccgagagaccctccttgggcaggtggaaaag caagttgaagagctggagcaacagaataagggGCTGAAAGAACAAGCTGAAGAACTcgagaaacagattgaagagctcAAAAAGCAAATTGAAGATCTCAATCTGAGTTCCGCCCAAATTCTGGTCGCcggattcgaagctgcacgggaacagttcgcctgcttgttccctgatctggatctcagcatggtgtcactgaataatgaagtggtggatggaaaagtggtgcccgccgaagactga